One stretch of Armatimonadota bacterium DNA includes these proteins:
- a CDS encoding M48 family metalloprotease, with translation MKPVKRSRSAARIMAAVALLLALIGSAGCRTKSFLSTKQEIALGKDAASQVEQQFRVDSTSPDAERVRRIGRSLLPHIDRRDVPYSFKVLDTREINAFSLPGGPVYVDQGLLDFIGNDDDALACVIGHELGHINARHVARMISSQMATNVLIALAIPNPTAQNLAGLADDIFNLKYSRDDEYEADRRGLSYAYHAGYNPEGMIRFFHKMMLLEKRTGAGPPEWMQTHPLTKERIAKAEAIIAHKDYRYGQ, from the coding sequence ATGAAGCCCGTTAAGCGCAGTCGCTCCGCAGCGCGGATTATGGCAGCTGTCGCGCTGCTCCTGGCGCTGATCGGTTCCGCGGGCTGCCGCACCAAAAGCTTTCTCTCCACGAAGCAGGAGATCGCTCTTGGCAAGGACGCCGCCAGCCAGGTGGAGCAGCAGTTCCGCGTCGATTCCACCTCGCCGGACGCCGAGCGTGTGCGCCGGATCGGCCGCTCGCTTCTCCCGCATATCGACCGGCGCGATGTTCCATACTCCTTCAAGGTGCTGGATACGCGCGAGATCAACGCATTCTCGCTTCCCGGTGGTCCGGTCTACGTGGACCAGGGTCTGCTCGATTTTATCGGCAATGACGATGACGCGCTCGCGTGCGTGATCGGGCACGAGCTAGGGCACATCAATGCCCGCCACGTGGCCAGAATGATCTCGTCGCAGATGGCCACCAACGTGCTTATTGCGTTGGCCATACCCAACCCGACTGCACAAAACCTTGCCGGCCTGGCGGACGACATCTTCAACCTGAAATACAGCCGTGACGATGAATACGAGGCAGACCGACGCGGTCTGAGCTACGCCTACCACGCCGGCTACAACCCGGAGGGGATGATCCGGTTCTTCCACAAGATGATGCTCCTGGAGAAACGGACCGGCGCGGGCCCACCGGAATGGATGCAGACGCATCCACTCACCAAGGAGCGCATCGCCAAAGCGGAAGCCATTATCGCGCATAAGGACTATCGGTACGGCCAGTAG
- the prpB gene encoding methylisocitrate lyase gives MLSPGTGSAGQTPGESLRSLLQHGGLLLPGVFNAITARAAERAGYSALYLSGAGVTNSLTAFPDIALITLSEMAAQARYVCRAASCPVLADADTGYGDALNVARAVEELEHAGLAGIHLEDQVAPKRCGHLDGKQVIEPVEMARKIRAAVKARANPAFVIVARTDTRSVNGLQDAIDRGRRCQDAGADALFPESLQSEEEFAAFAEAVHVPVIANMTEFGKTPLIPAARFFQLGCSAVLFPMTAFRVMMKAATALYTDLKATGTQAAWIGSMQTRAELYEMIGYADFESFDREIAEEIP, from the coding sequence ATGCTCTCTCCCGGTACCGGCAGCGCAGGGCAAACGCCGGGGGAATCGCTGCGTTCGCTGCTGCAGCATGGCGGCCTGTTGCTGCCGGGGGTGTTCAATGCCATTACGGCGCGTGCCGCCGAGCGGGCCGGTTACAGTGCGCTGTACCTCTCAGGCGCGGGCGTTACCAACAGCCTTACCGCCTTCCCCGATATTGCGCTGATTACGCTCTCCGAAATGGCGGCGCAGGCCAGGTACGTTTGCCGTGCCGCCTCCTGCCCCGTGCTGGCAGACGCCGATACGGGCTACGGCGATGCGTTGAACGTGGCTCGCGCCGTTGAAGAACTGGAGCATGCCGGGCTCGCCGGCATCCACCTGGAAGACCAGGTTGCCCCGAAGCGCTGCGGGCACCTGGATGGCAAGCAGGTGATTGAGCCGGTCGAGATGGCAAGAAAGATCCGGGCGGCGGTAAAGGCCCGCGCCAACCCCGCGTTTGTTATCGTGGCCCGCACCGACACCCGGTCGGTAAACGGCCTTCAGGATGCCATTGATCGCGGACGCCGCTGCCAGGATGCCGGCGCCGACGCGCTTTTCCCCGAATCGCTTCAAAGCGAGGAGGAGTTCGCCGCCTTCGCGGAGGCCGTGCACGTGCCGGTAATCGCGAACATGACGGAATTCGGTAAAACGCCCCTCATCCCAGCCGCTCGGTTCTTTCAGCTGGGCTGCAGCGCGGTGCTGTTTCCCATGACGGCCTTCCGCGTCATGATGAAGGCAGCCACCGCGCTCTATACCGACCTCAAGGCCACCGGCACGCAGGCCGCTTGGATCGGGAGCATGCAGACGCGCGCCGAGCTGTATGAGATGATAGGCTATGCCGATTTCGAATCGTTTGATCGGGAGATCGCAGAGGAGATACCATGA
- a CDS encoding citrate synthase (catalyzes the formation of citrate from acetyl-CoA and oxaloacetate), translated as MTTADFKPGLEGVVAGISAISEVDAERNQLIYRGYDIHQLVSLCSFEEVAFLMLHGSLPRPDELAEFDRAVRRQRDVPEHIFEFFRHVPADAHPMDTLKAAVAILALTDPDRHDDSHAANVRKATRLFAQIPNVVVNGYRVPQGQAPIAPRSDLNHNQNFFYMLTGHAPSGEFEKVFNATQILYAEHGFNASTFAARVTVATLSDLYSGVVSAIGTLKGSLHGGANEAAMEMLLEIGDPSNAAAWVQDALTNKKKIMGFGHREYKHGDERAKIVKQYVVDLGKSLGDTRLSEVSQIVEDEMLRAKGLFPNVDFPVASLYYLMGIPVPLYTPIFVMSRVTGWSAHIIEQLDNNRLYRPKSEYNGPRGLTVQPIADR; from the coding sequence ATGACGACAGCAGATTTTAAGCCCGGCCTTGAAGGCGTTGTGGCCGGCATCAGCGCGATATCGGAGGTGGATGCAGAACGCAACCAGCTGATCTATCGCGGATACGATATTCATCAGCTGGTGAGCTTGTGCAGCTTCGAGGAAGTGGCGTTCCTGATGCTGCATGGAAGCCTGCCGCGGCCGGACGAGCTTGCGGAGTTTGATCGGGCCGTGCGGCGGCAGCGCGACGTTCCGGAGCACATCTTTGAGTTCTTCCGCCACGTACCGGCTGATGCGCATCCCATGGATACGCTGAAGGCTGCGGTGGCCATCCTGGCGCTCACCGATCCGGATCGGCACGATGACAGCCACGCGGCAAATGTGCGCAAGGCTACCCGGCTCTTCGCGCAAATCCCCAACGTGGTGGTGAACGGTTACCGCGTTCCTCAGGGGCAGGCGCCAATCGCTCCGCGGTCCGATCTGAACCACAACCAGAACTTCTTCTACATGCTCACGGGCCATGCTCCCTCCGGCGAGTTCGAAAAGGTGTTCAATGCAACGCAAATCCTGTACGCCGAGCATGGATTCAACGCCTCCACGTTCGCCGCGCGCGTCACCGTGGCCACGCTCTCGGATCTCTACTCCGGCGTGGTCTCTGCAATCGGCACGCTGAAGGGCTCGCTGCACGGAGGCGCCAACGAGGCCGCGATGGAGATGCTGCTCGAAATCGGCGATCCTTCCAACGCGGCGGCATGGGTCCAGGATGCGCTGACGAACAAGAAGAAGATCATGGGATTCGGCCACCGCGAGTACAAGCACGGCGACGAGCGCGCCAAAATCGTGAAGCAGTATGTGGTCGATCTCGGCAAATCGCTCGGCGACACCAGGCTAAGCGAGGTTTCGCAGATCGTGGAAGACGAAATGCTGCGCGCAAAGGGGCTGTTCCCCAACGTCGACTTCCCCGTGGCGAGCCTCTACTACCTGATGGGCATCCCGGTGCCGCTCTACACGCCGATCTTCGTTATGAGCCGCGTCACCGGCTGGAGCGCGCACATCATCGAGCAGCTGGATAACAATCGGCTCTACCGGCCGAAGAGCGAGTACAACGGCCCGCGCGGCCTGACCGTTCAGCCGATTGCCGATCGGTAA
- a CDS encoding GNAT family N-acetyltransferase: MAAARPGGPALRVEAHTERDSLEALRPAWQALQQSASDATPYQTWEWVEAWWQVYHARKRFLLLALYSGSELVALAPMYVSRHLRTPLRRLAWAGTGRSDYLGPLIAPGYHGEVVSALLGYMRNELSGWDYADLQQLPPHSPMLAGAVGAGEPLPDRHVSMMEPCPYLSLPASHDDFLASLGKSMRSNLRYYARLAARETAEPGYRLANAESLHADLDALFTLHGQRWNARLMPGVLSNCRVQLFHREVAARFLERGWLRLHILSMDEKAQAALYCFSFQKRLYYYLGGFAPEMARYSLGTLLTGEAIRCAIDEGCCEFDFLRGGEPYKARWKPEVRINHRLILLREYGGSEAWKQVAGRAGLLVNQCERVVERTAKRMAANAGRSRAKTTTRRGEEAATR, translated from the coding sequence ATGGCGGCAGCACGACCGGGCGGTCCGGCGCTTCGCGTCGAGGCGCACACCGAGCGCGACTCGCTGGAAGCGCTGCGCCCGGCGTGGCAGGCTCTGCAGCAGTCGGCGTCGGACGCCACGCCCTACCAGACCTGGGAGTGGGTAGAAGCATGGTGGCAGGTCTACCACGCGCGTAAGCGCTTTCTGCTGCTGGCGCTCTATAGCGGGTCCGAGCTCGTCGCGCTGGCCCCAATGTACGTCAGCCGCCACCTTCGCACGCCGCTGCGCCGCCTCGCATGGGCCGGCACCGGCCGGAGCGACTATCTCGGCCCGCTGATCGCACCGGGGTACCACGGCGAAGTTGTCTCCGCGCTCCTCGGATACATGCGGAACGAGCTTTCCGGGTGGGACTATGCCGATCTGCAGCAACTTCCGCCTCACAGTCCGATGCTGGCCGGCGCGGTTGGCGCCGGCGAGCCTCTGCCGGATCGGCACGTCAGTATGATGGAGCCGTGCCCCTACCTGAGCCTGCCGGCCAGCCACGACGACTTTCTGGCCTCGCTGGGCAAATCGATGCGATCCAACCTCCGGTACTATGCGCGCCTTGCCGCCCGTGAGACCGCCGAGCCGGGGTACCGCCTCGCCAATGCAGAGTCGCTGCATGCCGACCTGGATGCGCTCTTTACGCTGCACGGTCAGCGATGGAACGCCAGGCTAATGCCCGGAGTGCTCTCCAACTGCCGCGTACAGCTCTTTCACCGGGAGGTAGCCGCCCGCTTCCTGGAGCGCGGGTGGCTGCGTCTGCACATCCTCAGCATGGATGAAAAGGCGCAGGCCGCGCTCTACTGTTTTTCGTTTCAGAAACGGCTCTACTACTACCTTGGCGGCTTCGCGCCGGAGATGGCCCGGTACAGCCTGGGGACGCTGCTCACCGGCGAGGCGATCCGGTGCGCAATCGATGAAGGCTGCTGCGAGTTCGACTTCCTGCGCGGCGGTGAGCCTTACAAGGCGCGCTGGAAACCCGAGGTGCGCATCAACCACCGCCTGATTCTGCTGCGCGAATATGGCGGTTCGGAGGCGTGGAAGCAGGTCGCCGGCAGGGCCGGCCTGCTGGTGAACCAGTGTGAGCGGGTAGTGGAGCGAACAGCGAAACGCATGGCCGCAAACGCCGGCCGCTCGAGGGCGAAGACAACGACGCGACGGGGCGAAGAGGCGGCGACACGATGA
- a CDS encoding 3-hydroxyacyl-CoA dehydrogenase/enoyl-CoA hydratase family protein, whose translation MLNALKRTGRAVVVGAGTMGGGIAAHLANAGWSVTLLDVSAEQAAVGLERVKSARPPLLFLPELIGQIEAGSLDDAEGALAAADWVVEAVAERLEVKRAVLQRLEAQTGDDTVVTTNTSGLSLAEMCRDRSPAFRQRFLGAHFFNPPRYLKLLELIALPETSPDLVAGFAAFAETVLGRRIAVARDTPGFISNRVGMWTLIDSLHTAVEMGLSPEEVDAVTGPFIGRPRSATFRLADIIGFDIIADVAAHQYERLVDDPYRDRLQLPSVVTRLMADGRLGEKTGAGFFKRDGREILALDFDTLQYVPRRELHLTGMAELERLPLRERLVAVRSLDQPWARYLDAILGGVSTYVRKIGTGIAGDCLTIDHVMQWGFNWEMGPFEISDVMAYSPPDHYHIRKEGSQILYRVFGQEDLVQEPHRPEYAALNEAAQQAVLRQWPTATLVDVGDGAACLELRSKMNTLDEASTGIIHETLEITSGRFEGLLIAGAGPHFSAGFNLKVFLQEIEAGNWPRIQTLLADLQAAFQCLKYAPLPVVAMPHGYTLGGATELVLHCAASQASAELMIGLPETNVGLIPAGGGVTQMLLRAMGGAAPGLDPFDRVEWAFQRIFGFGMSANAPQAIQSGFLKPDDGVSLCADRQLFDAKCRVLALAREGWRPPHKARVRVLGEDAIARLGMTLHWRHRSGELTDHDLLIAQQVAFVLAGGALPSAQEVDEAYLLALEREAFVRLAHEPKTAERIRHTLETGKPLRN comes from the coding sequence ATGTTAAACGCACTGAAACGTACGGGGCGCGCTGTGGTGGTTGGCGCGGGCACCATGGGCGGCGGCATCGCTGCGCACCTGGCCAACGCCGGCTGGAGCGTCACGCTGCTGGACGTGTCGGCAGAGCAGGCCGCTGTCGGCCTCGAACGGGTCAAGAGTGCCCGACCGCCGCTGCTGTTCCTGCCCGAATTGATCGGGCAGATTGAGGCCGGCAGCCTTGACGACGCGGAGGGCGCGCTCGCGGCGGCCGATTGGGTGGTGGAGGCCGTGGCCGAGCGGCTGGAAGTGAAGCGCGCGGTGCTGCAGAGGCTGGAGGCGCAAACCGGCGACGATACGGTGGTCACCACCAACACCAGCGGCCTCAGTCTGGCTGAAATGTGTCGCGACCGCTCTCCCGCGTTCCGTCAGCGCTTTCTCGGCGCCCACTTCTTCAACCCGCCACGTTACCTGAAACTGCTGGAGCTCATCGCGCTGCCCGAGACATCGCCCGATCTGGTGGCCGGCTTTGCCGCATTTGCCGAAACCGTATTAGGCCGGCGTATCGCGGTTGCGCGGGATACCCCCGGCTTCATCAGCAATCGGGTGGGAATGTGGACGCTGATCGACTCGCTGCACACAGCCGTGGAGATGGGCCTTTCCCCCGAAGAGGTGGATGCCGTCACCGGGCCGTTCATCGGCCGACCGCGGAGCGCCACCTTCCGCCTGGCCGACATCATCGGTTTCGATATCATTGCCGACGTCGCCGCGCATCAGTACGAACGGCTGGTGGACGACCCATACCGCGACCGCCTGCAGCTGCCGTCGGTGGTAACGCGCCTCATGGCCGACGGTCGCCTGGGAGAGAAGACGGGAGCAGGGTTCTTCAAGCGCGATGGCCGCGAGATCCTGGCGCTCGATTTCGACACGCTCCAGTACGTACCGCGACGCGAACTGCATCTGACGGGCATGGCTGAGCTGGAGCGTCTCCCGCTGCGAGAGAGACTCGTTGCCGTTCGGTCCCTCGACCAACCCTGGGCTCGATATCTGGATGCAATTCTCGGTGGCGTGAGCACCTACGTTCGCAAAATCGGTACCGGCATCGCCGGCGATTGCCTCACCATCGATCACGTGATGCAGTGGGGCTTTAACTGGGAGATGGGTCCGTTCGAAATCAGCGATGTGATGGCCTACAGTCCACCGGATCACTACCACATTCGCAAGGAAGGCTCGCAGATTCTCTACCGCGTGTTTGGCCAGGAAGACCTGGTGCAGGAGCCACACCGGCCGGAGTACGCTGCGCTGAATGAGGCGGCACAGCAAGCCGTGCTGCGCCAATGGCCTACGGCAACACTGGTGGATGTGGGCGACGGCGCCGCCTGCCTGGAACTACGCTCCAAAATGAACACGCTGGACGAGGCCTCCACCGGCATCATCCACGAAACGCTGGAGATTACGTCCGGACGGTTCGAAGGGCTGCTGATTGCCGGCGCCGGGCCGCACTTCAGCGCAGGCTTCAATCTCAAGGTCTTCCTGCAGGAGATCGAGGCGGGAAACTGGCCGCGCATCCAGACGCTTCTCGCCGACCTTCAGGCGGCCTTCCAGTGCCTGAAGTACGCGCCACTTCCTGTGGTGGCGATGCCGCACGGCTATACGCTGGGAGGCGCTACCGAGCTGGTGCTCCATTGCGCTGCCTCGCAGGCCTCCGCGGAACTTATGATTGGCCTGCCCGAGACCAATGTTGGCCTGATTCCAGCCGGCGGCGGCGTTACGCAGATGCTGCTGCGCGCCATGGGCGGCGCCGCTCCCGGGCTGGACCCGTTTGACCGTGTGGAGTGGGCGTTCCAGCGCATATTCGGCTTCGGCATGTCTGCCAATGCTCCGCAAGCCATCCAGTCCGGATTCCTCAAACCCGACGACGGCGTATCGCTCTGCGCCGACCGGCAGTTGTTCGACGCCAAATGCCGCGTGCTGGCGCTGGCTCGTGAGGGGTGGCGCCCTCCACACAAGGCGCGCGTCCGTGTTCTGGGCGAGGATGCCATCGCCCGGCTAGGCATGACCCTGCACTGGCGCCACAGGTCCGGCGAGCTCACCGATCACGATCTCCTCATCGCGCAGCAGGTTGCATTCGTCCTCGCCGGGGGCGCGTTGCCGTCCGCGCAGGAAGTGGACGAGGCGTACCTGTTGGCGCTGGAGCGCGAGGCGTTTGTACGGTTGGCGCATGAACCAAAGACGGCAGAGCGCATCCGTCATACACTGGAGACCGGCAAGCCGTTAAGGAACTGA
- a CDS encoding peptidase C45, whose protein sequence is MKRAPWLVTGLIAAAALAGLAMAHRLPPRAAAQPAPNPMAGAWRAESNGWIVARITGDGAARGYQYGYLLAPEIDDAIRTMQWEAGRNPATNWAYYRKTARAIFWPKLDPEYQQEIEGIAKGVEARGYAEDATDVLAENSDIEISDYYIPWLNSRQTGLVGSGAPMACSAFVATGSWTADHKIVMGQNFWWSYLEGERFKLLLNVAPSQGNEFLMDTLPGLIDSATDWAINKAGIMVTETTIGGFKDFDPNGVPEFMRMRKAVQYADSLAGFVKIISAGNNGGYANTWLLGDLKTNEIGKLQLGLTATEFDHTADGAYYSANYAENPKIIAQECYPGAADNPSCTHRAARWQQVLNANKGHINAQLARSFLEDTTDGITGARGATGNTLCGKGGFSGACNAKVTTSTLAAKMQTWARMNIPDGETFSTASLAQRNPQFAEGLGKYLKDMKPEPWTLFTAGVKPEPPAPPISAP, encoded by the coding sequence ATGAAGAGAGCCCCATGGTTGGTCACCGGCCTGATCGCGGCCGCCGCATTGGCCGGGCTGGCTATGGCGCACCGGCTGCCGCCGCGCGCCGCAGCGCAACCGGCGCCAAACCCCATGGCGGGCGCCTGGCGAGCGGAAAGCAACGGCTGGATAGTGGCGCGAATTACCGGCGATGGCGCCGCCCGTGGCTATCAGTACGGGTATCTGCTGGCGCCGGAGATTGATGACGCCATCAGAACGATGCAGTGGGAGGCAGGGCGTAACCCCGCCACCAACTGGGCCTACTACCGCAAAACGGCTCGGGCCATCTTCTGGCCGAAGCTCGACCCGGAGTACCAGCAGGAGATCGAGGGAATCGCTAAAGGCGTGGAAGCGCGAGGATACGCCGAAGATGCTACCGATGTTCTGGCGGAAAACAGCGATATCGAGATTTCCGATTACTACATCCCCTGGCTCAACAGCAGGCAGACCGGCCTGGTCGGCAGCGGCGCGCCAATGGCCTGCAGCGCATTTGTTGCCACGGGCAGCTGGACCGCAGACCACAAGATTGTGATGGGGCAGAACTTCTGGTGGAGCTATCTGGAAGGCGAGCGGTTCAAGCTGCTCCTTAATGTGGCGCCCTCCCAGGGCAACGAGTTCCTGATGGACACCCTGCCGGGCCTCATCGACAGCGCTACCGACTGGGCGATCAACAAAGCGGGCATTATGGTGACGGAAACCACGATCGGCGGGTTCAAGGACTTCGATCCGAACGGCGTGCCGGAGTTTATGCGGATGCGCAAGGCGGTTCAGTACGCAGATTCGCTGGCCGGGTTTGTGAAGATTATCAGCGCCGGTAACAACGGTGGATATGCCAACACGTGGCTGTTGGGCGATCTCAAAACCAACGAGATCGGCAAGCTGCAGCTCGGCCTCACGGCCACCGAGTTCGACCACACTGCCGACGGCGCGTACTACTCCGCCAACTACGCTGAAAACCCCAAAATCATCGCGCAGGAGTGCTATCCCGGCGCCGCCGATAACCCCAGCTGCACGCACCGCGCCGCCCGCTGGCAGCAGGTATTGAATGCCAACAAGGGGCATATCAACGCGCAGCTGGCCCGCAGCTTCCTGGAAGACACTACGGACGGCATAACCGGCGCCAGGGGCGCAACGGGTAACACGCTTTGCGGTAAAGGTGGCTTCTCAGGCGCGTGCAACGCCAAGGTGACCACTTCCACGCTGGCCGCAAAGATGCAAACATGGGCGCGAATGAATATCCCGGATGGCGAGACCTTCAGCACGGCGTCGCTGGCGCAGAGGAACCCGCAGTTTGCAGAGGGACTGGGTAAATACCTCAAGGACATGAAGCCCGAACCATGGACCCTGTTCACCGCCGGCGTCAAACCCGAGCCGCCGGCGCCGCCGATCTCGGCGCCATGA
- a CDS encoding acyl-CoA dehydrogenase family protein, whose product MAESPVPAGGAFLIDAAGPNSILIPEQLSAETRQMARTMADYVRREVMPRLDEIEHQQEGLMRRLVQGAGDLGLLAIGVPECYGGLGLNKSAVTLITEKAAPNASFAISVGAHIGIGTLPLLFFGTPAQKQKYLPTMASGERLSAFALSEANSGSDALAAKTTATLDEPRGCYLLNGTKMWTTNAGFADLLTVFAKVDGEKMTAFLVETSAPGVSLGREELKLGLKGSSTRRVVLENAEVPVENVLGEIGKGHRAALYPLNLGRYAIGAGALGASKEALAAAAKYALQRSQFGQAIANFGLIQAKLGEMATRIFAAESMVYRVAGYWDDIFGRIDHASPAALEGYRAAAEEYSIECAIIKFYGSEMLDYVVDEALQIHGGYGYTEEFPMARAYRDARINRIFEGTNEINRLTVLDQALRRAKAGRLDLESAAHRLRDTVLAPPETLESTDPLGAARALVGEMRNVLLYVAGQAWEALGEGLAEQQEVAAAIADMAADLLALESSAIRVSMLQESAPGDRAECALAALQTLASDAADRAAHLARTVLVACAQGDALATHYAVVRRLLRPSTANTVALRRKVAALVLQSEGFPWGA is encoded by the coding sequence ATGGCAGAGTCGCCTGTGCCTGCCGGCGGTGCATTTCTGATTGATGCCGCCGGCCCAAACAGCATCCTGATACCCGAACAACTTAGCGCCGAAACGCGACAGATGGCGCGCACCATGGCCGATTACGTCCGTCGCGAAGTGATGCCGCGCCTCGACGAGATCGAGCACCAGCAAGAGGGCCTCATGCGCAGGCTGGTTCAGGGTGCGGGCGACCTGGGCCTGCTGGCCATTGGCGTTCCGGAGTGCTACGGCGGCCTCGGCCTCAACAAGTCGGCAGTCACGCTCATCACCGAAAAGGCCGCGCCGAACGCCTCTTTCGCCATCTCGGTTGGCGCCCACATCGGCATCGGCACGCTTCCCCTCCTCTTCTTCGGTACTCCTGCGCAGAAGCAGAAGTACCTTCCTACCATGGCCTCTGGCGAACGACTGAGCGCCTTTGCGCTCAGTGAGGCGAACTCCGGTTCCGACGCGCTGGCCGCCAAAACGACCGCCACGCTGGATGAACCGCGCGGGTGCTACCTGCTGAACGGCACCAAGATGTGGACCACCAACGCCGGCTTCGCCGACTTGCTCACGGTGTTCGCCAAGGTAGATGGTGAGAAGATGACGGCGTTTCTGGTCGAAACCTCCGCGCCGGGCGTCTCGCTCGGGCGCGAGGAGCTAAAGCTGGGTCTGAAGGGGTCCTCCACCCGGCGTGTGGTTCTTGAGAATGCCGAGGTCCCGGTAGAAAACGTGCTCGGCGAAATCGGCAAAGGCCACCGGGCCGCGCTCTACCCACTCAACCTGGGACGGTATGCAATAGGCGCCGGCGCGCTTGGAGCCTCCAAGGAGGCGCTGGCCGCCGCTGCGAAATATGCGCTTCAGCGCTCCCAGTTCGGTCAGGCAATCGCCAACTTCGGCCTCATCCAGGCCAAGCTGGGCGAAATGGCGACCCGCATCTTCGCAGCGGAAAGCATGGTCTACCGCGTGGCCGGTTACTGGGACGACATCTTTGGCCGGATCGATCACGCCTCGCCCGCGGCGCTCGAGGGCTACCGAGCCGCGGCCGAAGAGTACAGCATCGAGTGCGCAATCATCAAGTTCTATGGCTCCGAGATGCTGGACTACGTGGTGGATGAGGCGCTGCAGATTCACGGCGGCTACGGTTATACCGAAGAGTTTCCGATGGCGCGAGCTTACCGCGACGCGCGCATCAACCGCATCTTTGAGGGCACCAACGAGATCAATCGCCTCACCGTGCTGGATCAGGCCCTGCGGCGGGCAAAGGCCGGCCGGCTGGACCTGGAATCGGCAGCGCATCGGCTTCGCGATACGGTGTTGGCGCCGCCGGAAACGCTGGAATCAACGGATCCGCTCGGCGCCGCGCGGGCCCTGGTTGGCGAGATGCGCAATGTGCTGCTGTATGTCGCCGGGCAGGCATGGGAGGCGCTGGGCGAAGGGCTGGCCGAGCAGCAGGAAGTTGCCGCGGCGATCGCCGACATGGCCGCCGACCTCCTTGCCCTGGAAAGCTCGGCGATTCGGGTTTCCATGCTGCAGGAATCGGCGCCTGGTGACCGCGCAGAGTGTGCCCTCGCGGCGCTGCAAACACTGGCATCGGACGCGGCCGACCGCGCGGCGCACCTTGCGCGCACCGTGCTCGTCGCATGCGCGCAGGGCGATGCGTTGGCCACACACTACGCGGTGGTGCGCCGGCTGCTGCGACCGTCCACGGCAAACACCGTGGCGCTCCGCCGAAAGGTGGCGGCGTTGGTGCTGCAAAGTGAGGGGTTTCCATGGGGAGCATAG
- a CDS encoding MmgE/PrpD family protein, which translates to MTLLAERLSAFASRLRYEDIPLATRHEARRRLLDSLGCAMGAWDAAPAQIARKLALTVSSTQPAAVIGTTHGSSPEDAAFANGVMFRYLDYNDTYLSKEPAHPSDNIAAALAAAEIARASGEDLITAIVLAYEVQCRLCDACSIRVRGWDHVTYGSFSATLAACKLLGLTAEQMTHAQGLAGVPNNAMRQTRVGMLSHWKGCAFANASRNALFAARLAALGMTGPSEVFEGEMGFFHQVSGPFEIAEPAGDGFMIDRTYIKLFPAEYHSQSAIDAALKLRTQIADVADIESITIESFRAAVEIIGGEPEKWRPTTRETADHSLPWCTAAALMDGAVTQASFDDAHLHNELLLALVQKIDVRVSEDLDARYPEGIPNRLIIRLRGGTVLTHEVTFPKGHAGNKMSDAEVEAKFRTMAEPRLGTDRAAEVIDRCLNLDAESRVPDLMSRMRVEAA; encoded by the coding sequence ATGACACTGCTTGCCGAACGGCTGAGCGCTTTTGCCAGTCGCCTCCGTTATGAGGATATTCCGCTTGCCACGCGCCATGAGGCGCGCCGTCGCCTGCTCGATTCTCTCGGCTGCGCGATGGGCGCGTGGGATGCTGCGCCGGCGCAAATCGCCCGCAAATTGGCGCTCACCGTTAGTTCCACGCAGCCGGCAGCCGTTATCGGCACCACCCATGGCTCGTCTCCCGAGGATGCGGCTTTCGCAAACGGCGTTATGTTCCGATATCTGGATTACAACGACACCTACCTCTCAAAAGAGCCGGCGCATCCCAGCGACAACATCGCCGCAGCGCTTGCTGCGGCCGAAATCGCCCGGGCATCCGGCGAGGATCTTATAACCGCCATTGTGCTGGCGTACGAGGTTCAGTGCCGCCTTTGCGACGCCTGCAGCATCCGCGTGCGCGGGTGGGATCACGTCACGTACGGTTCGTTCAGCGCCACGCTCGCAGCCTGCAAGCTCCTGGGCCTTACCGCCGAGCAGATGACACATGCGCAGGGGCTGGCGGGTGTGCCCAACAATGCCATGCGCCAAACGCGGGTCGGAATGCTCTCGCACTGGAAGGGATGCGCCTTTGCCAATGCCAGCCGTAACGCGCTGTTTGCCGCTCGCCTGGCAGCGTTGGGAATGACGGGACCATCCGAAGTATTTGAAGGCGAAATGGGCTTTTTTCACCAGGTATCGGGCCCCTTCGAGATCGCGGAACCGGCAGGCGACGGGTTCATGATAGATAGAACCTATATCAAGCTCTTCCCGGCCGAATACCATTCGCAGAGCGCCATCGATGCCGCCCTCAAGCTCCGGACTCAAATTGCCGATGTTGCCGATATCGAATCGATCACCATCGAGTCGTTCCGCGCTGCGGTCGAGATAATTGGCGGCGAGCCGGAAAAGTGGCGGCCCACCACCCGCGAAACGGCCGATCACAGCCTCCCGTGGTGCACGGCTGCCGCGCTGATGGATGGCGCGGTTACGCAAGCGTCATTCGACGACGCGCACCTGCATAACGAACTGCTGCTGGCGCTCGTACAAAAGATTGATGTGCGGGTCAGCGAAGACCTGGATGCGCGCTATCCGGAAGGCATTCCCAACCGGCTGATTATCCGCCTGCGCGGCGGCACGGTTCTAACGCACGAGGTCACGTTCCCGAAGGGGCATGCGGGCAACAAGATGAGCGACGCGGAAGTGGAGGCCAAATTCCGCACGATGGCCGAACCCCGGCTCGGCACCGACCGGGCTGCCGAGGTGATCGACCGCTGTCTCAATCTGGATGCCGAGTCGCGCGTTCCGGATTTGATGAGCCGGATGAGAGTGGAAGCGGCCTGA